AAGGTTGTTCGTTTTTAGAAATATCCCCGTCATTATAAGACCCTCTTGATAATGATTCAAAAGTTCTTTACCAAGATACTCTTCACTATGAAAAATGGTTGGTGCCACAAATGCCCCAAGAGTTAAAACGGCTCCCAAAGTTATACCGAGCAAAACAACATAAAAAACATCTATCCATCGTAAAATTTTCAAGAAATCTCCTTTAAATTATAATTATCTGTTTTTAAAACAAAACCTCTGTCCAAACCAGCCAAATCCTTATAAAATTTTGGTTTTAAACCTTTTTTTTCACAATATCTTTTTAAACTCTCTTTTTGATCATAACCCATCTCGCATATAAGAAGCTTAGCCTCTTTTAGCAACGCAATATCTATAATCCTTTTTAAAAGCTCATCTCCCCTCTCCCCGCCAAAAAGCGCTTCTTCAGGCTCAAACAATACATTTTTGTCTAGTTTAAAATCTTTTGCTATATATGGCGGATTTGAAACTATAATATCCACTTTTTCCTCTACACAATCAAGTAAAGAGCAGTTTCTAAGATCTACTCTTTCTTCAACCGAGTGGTTTTTTAAATTTATCTTCGTTACTTCTATAGCTTTTTTTGAGATATCAGTTGCAATAAATCTTGCATTTTTTAGCTTCTTTGCCAAAATGATCGATATCACTCCGCTTCCCACACCTATTTCGGCTACGGTAACTTTTTCATCTAAATTTACATTTTCCAAAACTTTATCTATCAAAAGCTCAGTTTCCGGTCTTGGGATCAACACCCCCTCTTCTATATAAAACTCTTCACTGTAAAAAGAGACTCTTTTTGTGATA
This Nitrosophilus labii DNA region includes the following protein-coding sequences:
- the prmC gene encoding peptide chain release factor N(5)-glutamine methyltransferase; its protein translation is MIIKEALRLAAKKLSGVAQRPLFEAEILLSNILKQDRVYLHLHNEEVLEEKLLNIFLKDIEKRAQNYPVEYITKRVSFYSEEFYIEEGVLIPRPETELLIDKVLENVNLDEKVTVAEIGVGSGVISIILAKKLKNARFIATDISKKAIEVTKINLKNHSVEERVDLRNCSLLDCVEEKVDIIVSNPPYIAKDFKLDKNVLFEPEEALFGGERGDELLKRIIDIALLKEAKLLICEMGYDQKESLKRYCEKKGLKPKFYKDLAGLDRGFVLKTDNYNLKEIS